The DNA sequence AGAGCTTTTGCCATCTAGAAGTCAATTATCTGTCCTTAACCAAACCTGTCCCTACTTCAGGTGAGCCCGAAAATGGTTCGTGTACACTTAATTACATATGACAAGTGGAAGGACGCTCTTTAAGCATGTGGACTGTTCTGCGTCGCCTGATTTTACGCAGCACTTGAGATCGTTTCAGCGCGACCAAATAAACACTTGCAAAACCGAGAGCAAAATCATCCATTTCCAATAGGTACTGCGAAATGCTGATGTAGAGTTTCGAGGAAGAGTTAGCACACTTGAAACATAGCCTTTTCATGGAGACATGTTGATTAGTCAAACTTCAAGAACGCCCGTCTCATACCTTTTTCATTTTTCTGTTTCTGGCAAACCAATTCTGCCATTTCTGTAGTGTCATCACTAGTGGCTTGTCATTCTATATGTCTGATACAATTATCTGGGAGACCTTATACAAGCCTTGCCTGTTGTTGGGAATCCAGCTGACCGTGGTTTTAgtatcagtttatatcagttaGTAAACATCTGAGACACTCAGAAGCACATCTTGGGTCAAAGAGGCTGGAGTGAAATGATCATTACATAAGGCCCAATAGATGTTGTTTTTGAAAAACCCTGAATGACTGAGGCAATCATTAACTGAAAGCAGGCCTATGTGGAAAAACAGATGgatgtataaaatatattttgacaggAGTCATGCTGACACCatggtctcttttacagatgagccctgtataCATACAAActatatacatcaatatacacaaatattcacatcaatacacaATCATAGAAAACCAACACAATCTCCAGTaaaaaggtcctcaatcagcctttTGAACTTCCCTAGATGCTACAGAATACCAAAGAAGGGAAGTTGGCCAAACAGAAGTTTCAATAGTTTCAGTGTCTGAAAAGAAAGACCCTAGGCAACAGTAGCATTTGAACATGGTGGGAGGAAACACAGATGTGTAGATCTGTGTTTCCCAACCCTTTTCAGTAACTGGACCCCCCACCTGAATTGTGCTCTGCCCAGACTACCCCtgaagcacaggaggttggtggcaccttcatttggGAGGATACGCTCatgataatggctggagcggaatagtatcaaatacatcaaacaaatTATTTTCAtgcgtttgatgccattccattgactTCAtcccggccattattatgagccgtcctccgtcatgtgcattttaccagtaggcctatgatctcatgagtcttctcaagtaccccctgtggataggccaagtacacccaggggtcctagtaccaCTGATTGGAAACCACTGATCTAGAGAAGGGGTGTCAAaatcattccatggagggcccaGTGTcttcaggtttttgttttttcctttcaattaaaccTGAAATAACCATGTGTGGGGAGTTCCTTACCTATTAGTGACCGCAATTCATGAATCAAGGACAAGGGAGCAgcaaaaacccgcagacactcggacctccgtggaatgagtttgacacctgtagCTTAGATAGACTGGTTTCAGTGCCTGTGTTTCTGCTGCTATGCTTCTAAATGTCCACTAGGTGGAGATCTGAAGCAAAAGAAAACAGGTCAACAAACCATGTGTCTCTGAGAAATGATCCTGACAAAAAAATACTTTGTATAAGAGCTCATCTTCCACTTTAACATATCAGTGGTTATGAAGTTTTGTACAGTGTGGTTTatggaaatatgtattttttatgtACATGAATGATCTAATCTGAGATCAAAGGCACAATGAGCTAAATAAATAGATAAACTGATATACACAAGTTTATACGGGCCTACAATATCAGATTCTATTATTACAAAATATAAATTACATAATGCTAAATACAACATCTCTTCACCTCTTCACTTActttttatgtaactaggcaagtcagttaagaacaaattcttatttacaatgacggcctaccccggccaaaccctcccctaacccggacgacattgggccaattgtgcgctgccctatgggacaaTGTCTTACAGTGTCATACATTTGAGATGATGCTATCTGTGGATTTTGCCAAACCagtcaaataaatacaaaaataatcaaAAGCTCTCAAATAATCATCTTTAGTAGCCTAATCATGGTACTTGGCTTTTTGACAAACAGAAAATTGGACTCCCAAAATGTGAAAATTAGTGCATCTTTTAAAGTGGAAATTCAATCTCAAATAAGTAATATATCCCATTGATAGAGAGTTTATTGTTCACTGTGGAATTAACTTTCTTCTCACCTCCCTTCACCACCATGCATTTACATATTATTTTTCCTCGATGAGTCTCAAGCTTTCTGCCTCTTCTCACCTTTCCATTTTCACCCACCTCTCCCTTAGCCTTTGATCCAACGATGTACTGCATCAAGCTTCCAtctaccatctctctcacccctcccccccaGTGTCCCCCAggccctcctcctctaccccttctgtagagtagtgcactacagtttgGTGTCGGTTTCTGGAGGGAGCGTCCCGAAAAAGCAGCCCACAGTCCTCACAGGTGTACAGCTGAGCCCTTCCTTCCCTGCTACTGCCTGGTTCTGCTCTCCTGGAGGGGATCTTCACACTGCTAGACTGGAACTGGAGCTCTTTGTCTGAGGTTACAGTCAGACCTGACCCTGGAGGAGCAAGGAGAGACCCAGGGGAAAGGATTTTTGTCAGGGCAGGAGTAATGCTGGAGGTCACATCAGTATGGGGGTTGTTGTGTAACCGGTTTGGATTGGCACTGGGGCGTCCCACAGCAGCTGAGCTGCCTAGACTCTGTCTCCCCCTATGGGACCCACCggctcctccaccccctcccataTTCGACCCCATCCCATGGACAGTGCGCTGGTGGAAGCGGATGCCAGAGCGGTTGGAGAAGCCCTTCCCACAGAGGCTGCACACAAACGGTCGTTCCCCGGTGTGGATCCTTGTGTGGATCTTCAGTGCCCCCGACTGGGTGAAGCACTTCTCACACTGGGTGCAGCGGTAGGGCTTCTCACCTGTGTGGGTCCTTTGGTGGGCCCGGACCCCGGCCAGGTGGGGGAAGCCCCTCCCACAGTAGGTGCAGGTATAGGGTCTCTCCCCAGTGTGGATGCGACGGTGGATCTTCAACGCTCCCGACTGGCTGAAACTCTTGCCGCAGTCAGGGCATGAGTAGGGTCGGGCGCCGGTGTGTACGTTGAGGTGGATACGGAGGTTGGAGTGGGAGTTGAAGGCGCGCCCGCACTCAGTGCACAGGAAGCCGCCAGCCTTGTGAGCGTGCTGGGTGCGCTGGTGCTGTAGCAGCTGAGAGGGTCGGGGGAAGGAGGCTGGACAGTGCATGCATGGGTGTAGGGTAGGGGACACTATGGTCACCCCTCCAACATGGTTCTGGGGGGGGGTGTGGCCCTGATGCTCGTGGAAGAGCTGGGAGCAGGAGGGGAAGGAATGCTGGCAGGACAGGCAGGGGAAGGTGCCAGGGGACAGGCCAGGGTGGGAGTGGTGGTGGGGCAGGCAGATGGTAAGGgggcagtggtggtggtagtaggtgtGTGTCTGGGAGGAGGGAAAGTCTGCTGCCCCCTGTTGGTGGTGCTGTAGCTGGGTGCAGGTCTGGAAGCCCCGGCGGCAGCAGAAACAAGGGAAGGTGGGGATTTGGGGCAGGGGACTTGGTGAAGAAGTACCCTGGGTAGTGAGAGTGGTAGGGGCTAGGCTGGGGCTCTGGGTGCTGGTCTCCTTGGCCTGACTCTGGGGCTGACTGAGCTCTGGGCTGTAGGTGCTGCTGGGCTTTATGGTCTggaaggaggaagatgaggaagagtaGGGGCAGCCAGGGCAAGTGCAGGTATGGTGCTGAGCTGTGTACAAGTCGGGGGAAAGACAAAAGGAAGAAAATACATTTATTAGAAAGCCAGACAAGCCATTGCCTATGAAAACAAAATCTGTTTCCTTAGTATTCGCTGTCCTTTTCTATTACTCCACAATGTTCTCCACTCACTTTGTCCACTGATGTCTCTGGCCTCTCTAATGCTCTCTGCCTGGGCCTGGACCtgtctgggctgggctgagccTGGGGTTGAGCCTGGGCCTGCTGGTGGGGCGTCTTTTAGCCCCAGAGCCCCCCCAGTCACCATCAGGTCTCCAATGAACTGGTGCATCTCCAACCAGGAGCATGGGTCATGCTGGGTGGGGAAATGAAGAGGGAGGATAGGTGTCAATTGTAAATAGTAATGAGATTGCTTATACTACAACATAATATTTAATTTGTGACTTACATATAGATTAGCAATAGTTTTAACATCAGTTTAACAAATATTTAAactctattatatatatttttacaataaTTACAATTTTAATCCAAGACTGCTttttggttctttttttattatgGATATACCTACAAATAGGCTACACAATAATATTCTCACTTCTTCAAAATATGCATTTTATTGACAGGCCTATATACTTACGCTCACAGCGAACTTGTCTTTGTCCATGTAGAATAATGTGTAGTTTTACGAAGTTTTTGCCGTCTGTTCCGTTTCATCAGCCTACATTGCTCGTAGCAAGAGAAAGGAATTTGCGGTACGTAACCGAACCGTTTTCCGATCGAGAATGAAGGGGATATCTGTTGTAAACTGTTGTGTTCCTACACCAGCCACATTTACGCCAgcctactactgttatcatcttcGCCGGATTTGACAGACAAATTATTTCCGGGCTTTCTTACCATGTGACAATATTTGTAGTCTTTTCTTCAACCGAGCTCTTTGCTGTACGCATTTGCACTATCCAACTGTCTCGAGGAGGTAGACCTATATAATTACAGACCTACCTAGCTAAACCCAAGTGCACAGTTTATTAACATTTCAAAATGAAACACTGGATTTATGGATTACAACACTTTGGTTAAATGTTAGATTCTGTTATACTAAGATTTATATCCTTGTGTTTAAAATGAGATAAACAAACACTTACCATAGTGCCTTCCCACTTCCTCTCCAGGACTCAAGTAAGAGTTCTGTTTTGGTCAATGAAAGAAGGCTTTCCAAGAAAACCCCTCCATACCTTTCCAAGAAAACCCCTCCATACCTTTCCAAGAAAACCCCTCCATACCTTTCCAAGAAAACCCCTCCATACCATTCCGACACGTTGATCTTTATTTGTATCCTTTAAGATCCCAATTTCAGAACAGAATATTTGAAACTCTACAAAACACGGCAACCATTCAGTTGAATTTGGGGTAAGACATTCAACGTGATAGAAAAAGATATACATGTCAATTTAACATTATAATTGGACAGCACATACATTTTCTTGCATATTATACCCATTATGGAACTCAAATCAAACAAAAACCGAGCTGTTGAGAAACATTTCTCAGAAAGTTGACAGTACATTAAATCCTGGCTCCCAAACGTTCCCCATCAGTACCTGAATAAGAAACCTTGGCGACTGAAGTCCCATACGGCAGCTTATATAGAATAGAAACGACAAAAATTACAATGACATTCAAGTGAAGACTAACTTGACAACctataacaaaaaaaacaaataaattatGTTGGTATAGTCAAATAGATATGGAGTGTTTGGAAAGGTGTGCGGTAACACTGGAAGAAGTGCATGATCCTATTGCCAACATACGCAACTACTGTAACATCGAAAACAATAGCCACTATTTACCCTAATCTCAATCTCTTGCCACACAGTAAGCAGCTAACAACAAGGGTTGTTGACTAGCTCACTAAACACTAGCAGGTACATTAAACATAGACATAGTAAGTCTTCAATAGCTAAGAAAAAATAATTGGAATACAGGAAAGCAACCAAATCCAGAGGGCAAATTCATGTAGAGGCATGGTTTATAAAAATCACCACTAATCCACAAAATGTGTTGCTATTATAATTTAATAACAAGCCTAGTATGAATTGTTTTACAGTAAGCTTGgttatgttttcctctgtttctcGGGCCATTAAAAGGCAGCCTAATTAACATTGTTGTCAGCAATCCCATTTTTCACTCTGTCTAAAGTACTGCCCTTATAATAAACAGTCACGTAGGGCTCTAGGCTTTTCCCTTGTCCTTAGTGACCTTCGTCTTTTAcatggtggtgaggagggaggagaggggatgggagaggaggggagctgtGTCTCTGGGTTATGGGCTGTGGGTTCATCAACAGGGGCGTCAGTCTCCTCCATtccatcctcctcccctttcctctcttcggTTCCATCCTTCTCCTTCGATCCATCCTTATCCGCTTTCCTCTCCTCCGATCCAGCCTTATCCACTTTCCTCTCCTCCGATCCATCCTTctgctctttcctctcctccgaTCCATCCATAtctgctttcctctcctctgttgcgCCATCCTTCTCGCTACCATCAAGCTCCTCCTCTACACGGTCTCCTtccatgttcctctcctctgttgcgCCATCCTTCTCGCCACCATCAAGCTCCTCCTCTACACGGTCTCCTtccatgttcctctcctctgttgcgCCATCCTTCTCGCTACCATCAAGCTCCTCCTCTACACAGTCTCCTtccatgttcctctcctctgttgcgCCATCCTTCTCGCTACCATCAAGCTCCTCCTCTACACAGTCTCCTtccatgttcctctcctctgttgcgCCATCCTTCTCGCCACCATCAAGCTCCTCCTCTACACGGTCTCCTtccatgttcctctcctctgctttctccaCCACATCACAACTGGCTGGGTTCCCTCCATTCAACCTCAAGTCGAGCACACAGCCTGGGGTGCCCCCATCCCATCTCAAGTCCAGCCCCACGTCTGGCTCCATCTTCCTCTTCAATGCTGTCAGCGGGCTGTACGAACAGAAGTCTGAGCTCTGTGTTCCACTGTCAGGCTCTAGAGACAGTGGTTCCTGCTTTATATGGACTAAGCCCCGAAGCATTTTGGAGTGCAAAGAGCTGACTGACTCGATTTTCAGCTGATTCACTTGATCCACTTTGGCAGTGTTCTTCAAAGGTTCTGTCTGTTTGGCGGTCAGGAGCCGCAGTGTTGACGGGACTCCCGGCTTTGGTGCCTTCTTCATTTGAGACTGAGCTGTTCCATCATCTCTGCTGTCATTTTGCctgtcttcatctcctctcccttctctatttCCCCCCTTCTGAGCCATAGCCTCCATCTTAGAATCCTCCCCTGGCTCCCTCTTACTCTGAAAGACTATCCCCTTTTTATCACCTGTTAAACTTGTGAATACTTCTTCCTCAGTCTCCTCTGCAAACCCAGGGTCTCTCGGTTCAGTCTTGACTACAAGGTTAGCAGGAGGAGTGGAGCAAGTCGACTTGTTAGACAGATCAAGAGGTAGTAAATTAGCAGGCTCCTGTACGTAGTAAGTTGTCTTTAAGGCCAGATCCAGCGGGGCATCAGAGGAGTAGCGCCGGTTTGCCTCTGCTATGAGGCTCAGGCCCGGCTCAGAGGTGAAGCTGGACTGGCACAGCACCGGAGGAGGGGCTCCTGGATTTGGTGCTGGGTTGAATACCTTCCACTGGGACTGGGTGCCTGAGAGAGCTGGGAGCTGGGGGGTGGAGGATGGGCCAGAGAGGCCAGAGGCCAGAGGGGTGTTGGCAGGGACAAACATGACCAAGGACACCCCAGGAGGAGGCTGTTTGTCCAGGCTGAGCTTCCACAGACCCTTGGTGGGTTGGTCAGGGCTCACCACACGGACAGCGGTGGTGTTAGGGATTCCCATTGTGACTCCGGCAGGGGCAGAGCCTGGCATTCTCACTGGGGTAGAAGCAGAGACTCCCATAGTGACTCTGGCAGGGGCAGAGCCTGGCATTCTCACTGGGGTAGAAGCAGAGACTCCCATAGTAACTCTGGCAGGGGCAGAGCCTGGCATTCTCACTGGGGTAGAAGCAGAGACTCCCATAGTGACTCTGGCAGGGGCAGAGCCTGGCATTCTCACTGGGGTAGAAGCAGAGACTCCCATAGTGACTCTGGCAGGGGCAGAGCCTGGCATTCTCACTGGGGTAGAAAGTGGTGCTGACGCTTGTCTCGCTGGTTTCTTCACAGgagcagagacagggagataacTTGGAGCGAGCTGGGCTAGCGGTTTGGAAGGAGCGGCAGGTGCGTCCTTCCGTGGTTTCTTTGGAGCCATCTGCAAAGAGCGAGTTACAACAGTGAACAGAGAGCTACTTGTACCCTTCTCTATCCAATCCAATTTAAATCAAAATAATCTGAAAATACTTTTCTTCCAAAGAGCCATATACAGTGACAAACATATATCAGGATATTTCAACAGTCCTTAGGGGGGTAACCCATACTCACCACAGGAGTGTGTTTGCGTCCACAGTCCTTGAGGTGGCTCTCGTAACCCTGCTGGTGAGGGAAGCCCAGGCCACAGTTCTTACACAGACAAGGCCTCGACCCTGCGTGGCCCCCCATGTGTGACATCAGCATCAAGGCCGAGCGGAAGCCCTTGCCGCACTCGGAGCAGGTCATAACCCTCTGGTGGGCCCCGGCGTGATTCTTCAGCTCGTCAGCCGTGGAGAAGGCCTGGCCACACTCCATACAGCGGATCTCATCCCCCTTGGTCCCCTGCTGGCCCCAGCAGCCCGTCTCCCTCTTGTGCCTCTGGAAGTCGTTGTGGCTCTGAAAGACGCCCAGGCATGCCACGCAGTGGAGCCGCTCCGGCTCACACTCGTGCTTACGGTACAGCCTGGCCAGGCGGAAATGTGCACGGCACTGGATGCAGGTGTAAGGCAGCAGGCCCAGGTGGGAGAAGCTGTGCTTGAGGAGGGCATTCTTGCGGCTGAAGTTCATGGGGCAGTCAGTGCAGCGATAGCTGCGGACACAGCCCCGCTCCTTGTGGCGGCGGAGAGAGCGGCGCAGGCGGAAGCGGCGGCAGCACTGCAGACACACGTGGTCCGCCAGCTCACGCTTGTGCTCCTCCAGGTGCTCCTCACACTTGGTCAGGCAGGTGAAGATGCGCTTGCATGCGTCACACTCATAGAACTCCTTCTCAAAGTGGGACTTGGCTAGGTGGTCCTTCAAACCCTGCTCAGAATCGAAGCCCTTCAGGCAAACACGGCAGCGGAGCTGTACGGGTGGGACTGAGGTCTGGGGCTGGGCGTGTGTACGCAGGTGGGAGCGGTAGTTGGCCAGCTGACAGAAGCGCTTGCCACACTCGGCACAGCAGTAGGGGCGTGCCCCTGTGTGCAGGTTCATGTGCTCCTGGAGCTGGAAGTTGGAGGAAAGGACGAGATCACAGACGCTACAGCGGTGTTCGCCTGAACCTCCAGGCTCTGCTTCTGAAAGGCAGAGGGAGAAGGGTGTTAAAGGTACAGCAGTCAAAACATTTTTCAGGAAATGtatgatatttggatgaaaccagatcaaagtagGATACCTAAAGTATAAAAAAATGACTGTTGCTTCTACATTTataaagtttgatcataaagttactggtcccctccccaATGTCAAACACCAGGATTCAAGAGGCGGGAAGATTAATATGACAtcacaaaatctcaaatttgaataCACCAATGGTACGGTGATATTCTCTTACCTCGTTTAAATAAGTGCTGCCTTGTAACCAACAATTGCATAAGGGTGTTTGCAGAGGGGCCTGGTTTACATAACTAGGTAGCTAGTCTACTGGTGCCAAAATTTGACTGCACTGTGTCAGCAAATACAGTATAAATAGAGGTTTCCCCTATTCATCTAAGGCAAAGATACTTAGAGGTTTCTGCTTTCATCTGTGTCGTGTGTTAgctagtagctggctagctaggtcttcagacAGCATGAAACAAAAGCGGGGGAAGGGTTGCCAAGAACTCAGATGCAGTTGTCATGTCATTACATCATTAGACACGCCAAATGGAAGATTCATACAAACTTCTTGACATTGAtagcagaggtgtggactcgagtcacatgttGTACAGCTAGCTATAGGATCGGATGCAGCGCAAAAACATGCAGCTCCAAAAACGTTTGGTGATTAATAATATTAACTGTTTACTCTGCAAGCTCACCAGCAATGGGGCTTCAAGCAACTAGCATAAGTGCTGCTCTCTTGGTATGTCAAAATTGCTTGAAATTAATTATTTACTTGTATTTGGAATTTGTTGTTAAAATTAATAATTACATATTCAAAATATGTTAGAGACAAAATAATGAAGTAAAGGGCTGTCTGGTAGCCTCAATAGACAAAGACTTGTAGTTGAGTCATTACATGTACAGATGTTTTTTACTTGACGTGCGACTCGACTAGCTCTTAAAATGCACGACTTGGACTTGACCCAACCCGTTCTACTTCGGACTCAACTTGAGAACCGGACCTTAAGACTTGCAACCCGAATAataatgacttggtcccacctccgACTGACAGTCATGATATATGAACATTGTCTGGTAGTCAAtatacagagtgtacaaaacattaagaacaccttcctaatattgagttgcaccccttttgccctcagaacagcctccactcgtcagggcatggactctacaagaacCGAAAcggttccatagggatgctggcccatgttgactccaatgcttcctacagttgtgtcaaggtggctggatgtcctttgggtggtggaccattcttgatacacaggggaTACTGTTGAGCGTGACAACCtcagcagcgctgcagttcttgacacaaaccggtgcgcctggcacctattacTATATCCCATTGTAAAAGCACTTCTTTTGTCTcgcccattcaacctctgaatggcacacacacaaaatccatgtctcaattggccAGTGAGACCAGTGGAGGAAAAACGCAtaattatcagcttccattcagtcagcgtgtagaactgcttcgccaggccaaatatatacacATTCACTTTTTTCTTGAAAAATATCTCGTCGCCTATTGAAACTTGAACTTTACTCGTAACATTACTATCCTTTACTTGCGTTGAAAATTATGTCAGAACTATGTCAAAATTTCCTTGACTGCCTGGTAGGGGAGTGGGGGAAATTGTTGGAAAGTTGCACGCTCACTATTAGTATGGGGAGACCATGGGAAATTGTAACAGCCTTTATATCTATTGTAGACAGGTTTGCACAGTGAGGGACCTATTGGACTTTATTGGACCTGTGTTACAGGCTTTTGAtgctgaaaggacagcaaccGTAATACCAGCACATGTAGGAGTGCACTCtttgtaaaacacaaaagggccagtagtgtagtggaggctatacgCAGGTATAAACCCTATACCCACTTTTCTTTCAGTGGGCATTGCCTacactcacttcttaatccccactgatacgtatcaaagtagtgtagtggaggtgtaCGACTTAACAATTATGCAGTACAATAAAGAAATTAtgcaaagtagcctacacaatcgcaAAGCATGTTAAATATATCAGCATGCACACCACTCACAGCCTAGTTTCAGCGGGAATATCATCTAGAGGCAGCAAGAGCGAGCAGCTCTCAACTGGTTGTtgcatggagcagctcacagaagaatgacatcaaatcaaatcaaattttatttgtcacatacacatggttagcagatgttaatgcgagtgtagcgaaatgcttgtgcttctagttccgacaatgcagtaataaccaacaagtaatctaactaacaattccaaaactactgtcttatacacacaagtgtaagggataaagaatatgtacataaagatatatgaatgagtgatggtacagagcggcataggcaagatacagtagatggtatcgagtacagtatatacatatgagatgagtatgtaaacaaagtggcatagttaaagtggctagtgatacatgtattacataaagatgcagtagatgatagagtacagtatatacgtatacatatgagattaata is a window from the Oncorhynchus tshawytscha isolate Ot180627B linkage group LG03, Otsh_v2.0, whole genome shotgun sequence genome containing:
- the LOC112226659 gene encoding zinc finger protein 501-like isoform X2 translates to MDKDKFAVSHDPCSWLEMHQFIGDLMVTGGALGLKDAPPAGPGSTPGSAQPRQVQAQAESIREARDISGQTQHHTCTCPGCPYSSSSSSFQTIKPSSTYSPELSQPQSQAKETSTQSPSLAPTTLTTQGTSSPSPLPQIPTFPCFCCRRGFQTCTQLQHHQQGAADFPSSQTHTYYHHHCPLTICLPHHHSHPGLSPGTFPCLSCQHSFPSCSQLFHEHQGHTPPQNHVGGVTIVSPTLHPCMHCPASFPRPSQLLQHQRTQHAHKAGGFLCTECGRAFNSHSNLRIHLNVHTGARPYSCPDCGKSFSQSGALKIHRRIHTGERPYTCTYCGRGFPHLAGVRAHQRTHTGSGLTVTSDKELQFQSSSVKIPSRRAEPGSSREGRAQLYTCEDCGLLFRDAPSRNRHQTVVHYSTEGVEEEGLGDTGGEG
- the LOC112226659 gene encoding zinc finger protein 774-like isoform X1 — protein: MDKDKFAVSHDPCSWLEMHQFIGDLMVTGGALGLKDAPPAGPGSTPGSAQPRQVQAQAESIREARDISGQTQHHTCTCPGCPYSSSSSSFQTIKPSSTYSPELSQPQSQAKETSTQSPSLAPTTLTTQGTSSPSPLPQIPTFPCFCCRRGFQTCTQLQHHQQGAADFPSSQTHTYYHHHCPLTICLPHHHSHPGLSPGTFPCLSCQHSFPSCSQLFHEHQGHTPPQNHVGGVTIVSPTLHPCMHCPASFPRPSQLLQHQRTQHAHKAGGFLCTECGRAFNSHSNLRIHLNVHTGARPYSCPDCGKSFSQSGALKIHRRIHTGERPYTCTYCGRGFPHLAGVRAHQRTHTGEKPYRCTQCEKCFTQSGALKIHTRIHTGERPFVCSLCGKGFSNRSGIRFHQRTVHGMGSNMGGGGGAGGSHRGRQSLGSSAAVGRPSANPNRLHNNPHTDVTSSITPALTKILSPGSLLAPPGSGLTVTSDKELQFQSSSVKIPSRRAEPGSSREGRAQLYTCEDCGLLFRDAPSRNRHQTVVHYSTEGVEEEGLGDTGGEG